In Pseudomonas sp. ADAK18, a single window of DNA contains:
- a CDS encoding murein hydrolase activator EnvC, translated as MLRALITLALVCLLQPAFADERAQTQQQLDATRQDITELKKLLGKLQEEKSGVQKDLRGTETEMGKLEKQVQELQKELKKSESELERLDGEKKKLQSARVEQQRLIAIQARAAYQNGRQEYLKLLLNQQNPEKFARTLTYYDYLSKARLEQLKSFNETLRQLANVEQEIANQQSQLLDQKSSLDAQRDELDKVRKERQQALAKLNNDVKARDAKLQAREQDQADLGKVLKTIEETLARQAREAEQARQKALLAQQEAEKKRQREAEAVATDAPRKPVHAAPGPLVSSAGVSYGGPFASSRGKLPWPVDGRLLARFGENRGDDTRTKWDGVMISAAAGSQVHAVHGGRVVFADWLRGAGLLVILDHGNGYLTLYGHNQTLLKAAGDVVKAGESISTVGSSGGQDTPALYFAIRQQGRPSDPAQWCRTQG; from the coding sequence ATGCTTCGCGCCTTGATTACCCTCGCTCTTGTCTGCCTGCTTCAACCGGCTTTTGCCGATGAGCGCGCACAAACCCAACAACAGTTGGACGCTACGCGTCAGGACATTACTGAGCTGAAAAAATTGCTCGGCAAGCTCCAGGAAGAGAAATCCGGGGTGCAGAAAGACCTGCGTGGCACGGAAACCGAGATGGGCAAGCTGGAGAAGCAGGTCCAGGAGCTACAAAAAGAATTAAAGAAGAGCGAGTCGGAACTGGAGCGACTCGACGGTGAGAAAAAAAAACTCCAGAGCGCACGGGTTGAACAGCAACGCCTGATCGCGATCCAGGCCCGCGCCGCCTACCAGAACGGCCGCCAGGAATATCTCAAGCTGCTGCTCAACCAGCAGAATCCGGAAAAATTCGCCCGCACCCTCACGTATTACGACTACCTGAGCAAGGCCCGCCTGGAGCAGTTGAAAAGCTTCAACGAGACCCTGCGCCAGTTGGCCAATGTCGAACAGGAAATTGCCAACCAGCAATCACAGTTGCTGGACCAGAAAAGCAGCCTCGACGCCCAGCGCGATGAGCTGGACAAGGTCCGCAAGGAGCGCCAGCAGGCGCTGGCCAAGCTCAACAACGACGTGAAGGCCCGTGACGCCAAGCTTCAAGCTCGCGAGCAGGACCAGGCCGACCTGGGCAAAGTGCTGAAAACCATCGAGGAAACCCTGGCTCGCCAGGCCCGCGAAGCCGAGCAAGCGCGACAAAAAGCGCTGCTCGCCCAGCAGGAAGCGGAAAAAAAGCGCCAGCGTGAAGCTGAAGCCGTCGCCACCGACGCCCCGCGCAAACCGGTGCATGCGGCACCTGGCCCACTGGTTTCCAGCGCTGGCGTGTCCTACGGCGGACCTTTTGCGTCATCCCGGGGCAAACTTCCATGGCCAGTTGATGGTCGATTGCTTGCGCGCTTTGGTGAAAACCGTGGCGACGACACCCGCACCAAGTGGGATGGCGTGATGATCAGCGCCGCCGCCGGCAGCCAGGTGCATGCCGTTCACGGTGGTCGCGTGGTGTTTGCCGACTGGTTGCGTGGCGCCGGTTTGCTGGTGATTCTTGACCACGGCAATGGCTATTTGACCCTTTACGGCCACAATCAGACTTTGCTCAAAGCTGCAGGTGATGTTGTAAAAGCCGGTGAATCCATCTCCACTGTCGGTAGCAGTGGCGGCCAGGATACCCCGGCGCTGTACTTCGCTATTCGTCAGCAGGGCCGCCCGAGCGACCCGGCACAATGGTGTCGCACCCAAGGATAA
- a CDS encoding tRNA (cytidine(34)-2'-O)-methyltransferase yields the protein MFHVILFQPEIPPNTGNVIRLCANSGCHLHLIEPLGFDMDDKRLRRAGLDYHEYATLQRHADLASCLESLNHPRLFAFTTKGSRPFHDASFAEGDAFLFGPESRGLPADVLDALPDGHRLRLPMREGCRSLNLSNTVAVAVYEGWRQLGFK from the coding sequence ATGTTTCACGTCATCCTTTTTCAACCAGAAATTCCGCCGAATACCGGCAACGTTATCAGGCTCTGCGCCAACAGTGGCTGCCACCTGCATTTGATCGAGCCGCTGGGCTTCGACATGGACGACAAGCGCCTGCGCCGCGCCGGGCTGGACTACCACGAGTACGCCACCCTGCAACGCCATGCCGACCTCGCCAGTTGCCTGGAAAGCCTGAACCATCCCCGGCTGTTTGCCTTCACCACCAAAGGCTCGCGACCGTTTCATGATGCCAGCTTCGCCGAAGGCGACGCCTTCCTGTTCGGCCCGGAAAGCCGTGGCCTGCCGGCAGACGTTCTCGACGCACTGCCTGACGGTCATCGCCTGCGCCTGCCCATGCGCGAAGGCTGCCGCAGCCTGAACCTATCCAACACCGTGGCGGTTGCGGTCTATGAAGGCTGGCGACAACTGGGCTTCAAGTAA
- the glnL gene encoding nitrogen regulation protein NR(II): MTISDALHRLLLDNLTTATILLNDELRLEYMNPAAEMLLAISGQRSHGQFISELFTESAEALSSLRQAVEQAHPFTKREAMLTALTGQTLTVDYAVTPILSHGATLLLLEVHPRDRLLRITKEEAQLSKQETSKMLVRGLAHEIKNPLGGIRGAAQLLARELPDENLKDYTNVIIEEADRLRNLVDRMLGSNKLPSLAMTNVHEVLERVCHLVEAESQGCITLVRDYDPSIPDVLIDREQMIQAVLNIVRNAMQAISSQNELRLGRISLRTRALRQFTIGHVRHRLVTKVEIIDNGPGIPAELQETIFFPMVSGRPDGTGLGLAITQNIISQHQGLIECESHPGHTTFSIFLPLEQGAPST, from the coding sequence ATGACCATCAGCGACGCACTGCACCGTTTGCTACTCGACAACCTGACCACCGCGACCATCCTGCTCAATGACGAACTGCGCCTTGAGTACATGAACCCCGCGGCGGAGATGCTGCTGGCCATCAGCGGTCAGCGCAGCCATGGGCAATTCATCAGCGAACTGTTCACCGAGTCCGCCGAGGCGTTGAGTTCCTTGCGTCAGGCCGTGGAGCAGGCACACCCGTTCACCAAGCGCGAAGCGATGCTCACGGCCCTCACCGGCCAGACCCTCACCGTCGACTACGCCGTGACCCCGATCCTGAGCCACGGTGCCACGCTGCTCTTGCTGGAAGTCCATCCCCGTGACCGTCTACTGCGGATCACCAAGGAAGAGGCGCAACTGTCCAAGCAGGAAACCAGCAAGATGCTGGTGCGCGGCCTGGCCCATGAGATCAAGAACCCTCTGGGCGGGATTCGCGGCGCAGCGCAGTTGCTGGCCCGTGAGTTGCCAGACGAGAACCTCAAGGACTACACCAACGTCATCATCGAAGAAGCCGACCGCCTACGTAACCTGGTAGACCGCATGCTTGGCTCCAACAAGCTGCCGTCGCTGGCGATGACCAACGTCCATGAAGTGCTGGAGCGCGTCTGCCATCTGGTTGAAGCCGAAAGCCAGGGCTGCATCACCCTGGTGCGTGACTACGACCCAAGCATTCCCGATGTATTGATCGACCGCGAACAGATGATTCAAGCGGTACTCAACATCGTGCGCAACGCCATGCAGGCCATCAGCAGCCAGAACGAGCTGCGCCTGGGCCGCATCAGCCTGCGCACCCGCGCCCTACGCCAGTTCACCATTGGCCATGTGCGCCATCGCCTGGTGACCAAGGTCGAGATCATCGACAACGGCCCAGGCATCCCGGCAGAACTGCAGGAAACCATCTTCTTCCCTATGGTCAGCGGCCGCCCGGACGGTACCGGGCTGGGCCTGGCCATTACCCAGAACATCATCAGCCAGCACCAGGGCTTGATCGAATGTGAAAGCCATCCTGGCCACACCACCTTCTCGATCTTTCTGCCACTGGAACAAGGAGCCCCATCGACATGA
- a CDS encoding chorismate mutase, translating to MKFRFVFALMFVSASAFAAPPTLASLLDSIAERLAVADQVALSKWDSHKPVEDRQREQDVIASVVAQAPSYTLAPAAAEQFFSAQIEANKLVQYAHLSDWQLQGKAPNDPRPDLVGTIRPQLDQLQKRLLQQLADFTPERTNPQCPQWLAQANHKPLNDPLRQLAMIRATAELCIYKG from the coding sequence TTGAAATTTCGATTCGTGTTTGCCTTGATGTTCGTCAGCGCCAGCGCATTCGCTGCACCCCCCACCCTCGCCTCGCTGCTCGACAGCATTGCCGAACGACTGGCCGTCGCAGATCAGGTCGCCCTGAGCAAATGGGACAGCCACAAGCCCGTCGAAGACCGGCAGCGGGAGCAGGATGTGATTGCCAGCGTGGTGGCTCAGGCGCCGAGCTATACACTGGCACCGGCGGCAGCCGAGCAATTTTTCTCGGCACAGATCGAGGCGAATAAATTGGTGCAGTACGCCCACCTGTCCGACTGGCAGTTGCAAGGCAAGGCACCCAATGACCCGCGCCCTGATCTGGTCGGGACCATTCGCCCGCAACTGGACCAGTTGCAAAAGCGCCTGCTGCAACAGCTCGCGGACTTCACCCCGGAGCGCACCAACCCACAGTGTCCGCAGTGGTTGGCCCAGGCGAATCACAAACCTCTGAACGACCCGCTGCGCCAACTGGCAATGATCCGCGCCACCGCCGAGCTGTGTATCTACAAAGGTTAA
- the grxC gene encoding glutaredoxin 3, protein MSQVVVYSSDWCPYCMRAKALLEKKGVAFEEIKVDGKPQVRAEMAQKAGRTSVPQIWIGDKHVGGCDDLFALERAGKLDTLLHV, encoded by the coding sequence ATGAGCCAGGTTGTCGTTTACTCCAGCGATTGGTGCCCTTACTGCATGCGGGCCAAGGCTCTGCTTGAGAAAAAGGGCGTTGCCTTCGAAGAGATCAAAGTCGATGGCAAACCCCAGGTGCGCGCCGAAATGGCCCAGAAAGCGGGACGCACGTCCGTGCCGCAGATTTGGATCGGCGACAAGCATGTCGGTGGATGCGATGACCTGTTTGCCCTGGAGCGCGCCGGTAAATTGGACACGCTGCTTCACGTCTGA
- the ntrC gene encoding nitrogen regulation protein NR(I) has product MSRSETVWIVDDDRSIRWVLEKALQQEGMTTQSFDSADGVMSRLARQQPDVIISDIRMPGASGLDLLARIREQHPRLPVIIMTAHSDLDSAVASYQGGAFEYLPKPFDVDEAVALVKRANQHAQEQQNQEVVPALTRTPEIIGEAPAMQEVFRAIGRLSHSNITVLINGESGTGKELVAHALHRHSPRAASPFIALNMAAIPKDLMESELFGHEKGAFTGAANLRRGRFEQADGGTLFLDEIGDMPADTQTRLLRVLADGEFYRVGGHTPVKVDVRIIAATHQNLETLVHAGKFREDLFHRLNVIRIHIPRMSDRREDIPTLARHFLSRAAQELAVEPKLLKSETEEYLKNLPWPGNVRQLENTCRWITVMASGREVHISDLPPELLSLPQDSAPVTNWEQALRQWADQALARGQSNLLDSAVPAFERIMIETALKHTAGRRRDAAVLLGWGRNTLTRKIKELGMKVDGGDDDESDEG; this is encoded by the coding sequence ATGAGCCGTAGTGAAACTGTGTGGATCGTCGATGACGACCGTTCTATCCGCTGGGTCCTGGAGAAAGCCTTGCAACAGGAGGGCATGACCACCCAAAGCTTCGACAGCGCCGACGGGGTGATGAGCCGCCTGGCCCGCCAGCAGCCCGACGTGATCATCTCCGATATCCGCATGCCCGGCGCCAGTGGCCTGGACTTGCTGGCGCGGATTCGCGAGCAGCACCCGCGCTTGCCAGTAATCATCATGACGGCGCACTCGGACCTGGACAGCGCTGTCGCGTCCTATCAGGGCGGCGCCTTTGAGTATCTGCCCAAGCCATTCGATGTCGACGAGGCCGTGGCCCTGGTCAAGCGTGCCAACCAGCACGCCCAGGAACAACAGAACCAGGAGGTGGTGCCCGCTTTGACCCGCACCCCGGAAATCATCGGTGAAGCGCCGGCGATGCAGGAAGTGTTTCGCGCCATCGGGCGCTTGAGCCACTCCAACATCACCGTGCTGATCAACGGCGAATCCGGCACCGGTAAAGAGCTGGTGGCCCACGCCCTGCACCGTCACAGCCCACGGGCGGCATCGCCGTTCATCGCCTTGAACATGGCGGCGATTCCAAAGGATTTGATGGAGTCCGAGCTGTTCGGCCATGAAAAGGGCGCGTTCACTGGTGCGGCCAACCTGCGCCGTGGTCGTTTTGAACAGGCTGATGGCGGCACGCTGTTTCTCGACGAAATCGGCGACATGCCTGCGGATACCCAGACGCGACTGCTACGGGTATTGGCGGACGGCGAGTTTTACCGGGTTGGCGGGCATACGCCGGTCAAGGTTGATGTGCGGATCATCGCCGCCACCCACCAGAACCTGGAAACCCTGGTGCATGCCGGGAAATTCCGTGAAGACTTGTTCCACCGCCTGAATGTGATCCGCATCCACATCCCACGGATGTCGGACCGGCGCGAAGATATTCCGACCCTGGCCCGCCACTTCCTCAGCCGCGCCGCCCAGGAGCTGGCCGTCGAGCCGAAGCTGCTGAAAAGCGAAACCGAGGAATACCTGAAGAACCTGCCATGGCCGGGCAACGTGCGTCAGCTGGAAAACACCTGCCGCTGGATCACGGTGATGGCGTCCGGACGCGAGGTGCATATCAGCGACCTGCCTCCGGAGCTGCTGAGCCTGCCGCAGGATTCGGCCCCCGTGACCAACTGGGAACAGGCGCTGCGCCAGTGGGCTGATCAGGCGTTGGCCCGTGGCCAATCGAACCTGCTGGACAGTGCCGTACCGGCCTTCGAGCGGATCATGATCGAAACCGCCCTCAAGCACACCGCCGGTCGCCGTCGCGATGCCGCCGTGCTGCTGGGCTGGGGCCGCAACACCTTGACCCGCAAGATCAAGGAGCTGGGGATGAAGGTTGACGGTGGGGATGATGACGAGAGCGATGAGGGCTGA
- a CDS encoding divergent polysaccharide deacetylase family protein — translation MRCGLIITLLCCLAGVAQGAPASVDPAPRKAYLTLIIDDLGQNLPRDRRVLALPGPVTTAIMPDTPHAAEFAREAHRAGKIVILHMPMDPATGPFAWHPDLSIEELGKRLDAAFKAVPYTAGINNHMGSRMTAQPEAMAWLMAELQRRHKFFVDSRTSAKTVAAAEAQKISLASVSRDVFLDDERTETAITTQLQTAIKLAHKQGSAVMIGHPYPQTLAVLERELPKLKSQGIEWIDIKLMISVRSNQAMSGHGKNGTYLPSH, via the coding sequence ATGCGTTGTGGACTGATCATCACGTTGTTGTGCTGTCTGGCGGGAGTTGCCCAAGGCGCTCCTGCCAGCGTCGATCCCGCGCCCCGCAAAGCCTACCTGACCCTGATCATCGACGACCTCGGCCAGAACCTGCCCCGGGATCGTCGCGTGTTGGCCCTGCCCGGCCCGGTCACCACAGCAATCATGCCCGACACGCCCCACGCCGCCGAATTTGCCCGCGAGGCTCATCGCGCCGGCAAGATCGTCATCCTGCACATGCCCATGGACCCGGCCACCGGCCCATTCGCCTGGCACCCTGACCTGTCCATCGAAGAACTCGGCAAACGCCTGGACGCCGCGTTCAAGGCCGTGCCGTACACCGCCGGCATCAATAACCACATGGGCAGCCGCATGACTGCGCAGCCTGAGGCCATGGCCTGGCTAATGGCTGAGTTGCAGCGTCGGCACAAGTTCTTCGTCGACAGCCGCACTAGCGCCAAGACCGTGGCTGCCGCCGAAGCGCAGAAGATCAGCCTGGCCAGCGTTTCGAGGGATGTATTTCTCGATGACGAGCGCACCGAAACGGCGATAACCACACAACTACAAACCGCCATCAAGCTGGCCCACAAACAGGGCTCGGCGGTGATGATCGGCCATCCCTATCCACAGACCCTGGCGGTATTGGAACGCGAGTTGCCCAAGCTCAAGTCCCAGGGCATCGAGTGGATTGATATCAAGCTGATGATCAGCGTGCGCAGCAACCAGGCCATGAGTGGACATGGCAAAAATGGCACTTACCTCCCTAGTCATTAG
- the gpmI gene encoding 2,3-bisphosphoglycerate-independent phosphoglycerate mutase — MTTTPKPLVLIILDGFGHSESHHDNAVYSAKKPVLDRLTATVPNGLISGSGMDVGLPDGQMGNSEVGHMNLGAGRVVYQDFTRVTKSIRDGEFFENPTICAAVDKAVSAGKAVHFMGLLSDGGVHSHQDHLVAMAELAYKRGAEKIYLHAFLDGRDTPPKSAQSSIELLDATFSALGKGRIASLVGRYFAMDRDNRWDRVSQAYNLIVDGNAEFNAATAQEGLEAAYARGESDEFVKATTIGEPVKVEDGDAVVFMNFRADRARELSHVFVDAGFKDFERARQPKVEFVMLTQYAANIPAPSAFAPGSLENVLGDYLAKNGKTQLRIAETEKYAHVTFFFSGGREEPFPGEERILIPSPKVATYDLQPEMSAPEVTDKIVDAIEHQRYDVIVVNYANGDMVGHSGNLEAAVKAVECLDLCVGRIVEALEKVGGEALITADHGNCEQMSDETTGQAHTAHTTEPVPFIYVGKRDLKVREGGVLADVAPTMLKLMGLEKPKEMTGTSILV, encoded by the coding sequence ATGACTACCACGCCTAAACCTTTGGTCCTGATAATTCTCGATGGCTTCGGACACAGTGAAAGCCACCACGACAACGCCGTGTACTCGGCCAAAAAGCCTGTACTGGACCGTCTGACCGCGACCGTACCCAACGGCCTTATCTCCGGTTCAGGCATGGACGTGGGCCTGCCGGACGGCCAGATGGGCAACTCGGAAGTCGGCCACATGAACCTGGGCGCCGGACGAGTGGTCTATCAGGACTTCACCCGCGTGACCAAATCCATCCGCGACGGTGAGTTTTTCGAAAACCCGACCATCTGCGCGGCGGTAGATAAAGCCGTCTCCGCCGGTAAGGCCGTGCACTTCATGGGTCTGCTGTCGGACGGTGGCGTGCATAGCCACCAGGACCACTTGGTCGCCATGGCCGAACTGGCCTACAAGCGCGGCGCCGAAAAGATCTATCTGCACGCGTTCCTCGATGGCCGCGACACCCCGCCGAAAAGCGCGCAATCATCCATCGAACTGCTGGACGCCACCTTCTCTGCCTTGGGCAAGGGCCGCATCGCCAGCCTGGTGGGGCGCTATTTCGCCATGGACCGTGATAACCGCTGGGACCGCGTCTCTCAAGCCTACAATCTGATCGTCGACGGCAACGCCGAGTTCAACGCCGCCACCGCCCAGGAAGGCCTCGAAGCCGCCTACGCCCGTGGCGAGAGCGATGAATTCGTCAAGGCCACCACCATCGGCGAGCCGGTCAAGGTTGAAGACGGCGACGCCGTGGTGTTCATGAACTTCCGGGCCGACCGTGCCCGTGAACTGAGCCATGTGTTTGTCGATGCTGGCTTCAAGGACTTCGAGCGCGCCCGCCAGCCGAAAGTCGAATTTGTGATGCTCACCCAATACGCCGCCAACATCCCGGCCCCGTCGGCCTTTGCCCCGGGAAGCCTGGAAAACGTGCTGGGTGATTACCTGGCGAAAAACGGCAAGACCCAACTGCGCATCGCCGAAACCGAGAAGTACGCCCACGTGACCTTCTTCTTCTCTGGTGGTCGCGAAGAACCGTTCCCGGGCGAAGAACGCATCCTGATCCCGTCGCCAAAAGTCGCCACCTACGACCTGCAGCCGGAAATGAGCGCGCCGGAAGTCACCGACAAGATCGTCGATGCCATCGAGCACCAGCGTTATGACGTGATCGTGGTCAACTACGCCAACGGCGACATGGTCGGCCACAGCGGTAACCTGGAAGCGGCAGTAAAAGCCGTGGAATGCCTCGACCTGTGCGTCGGCCGTATCGTCGAGGCCCTGGAAAAAGTCGGCGGCGAAGCCCTGATCACCGCCGACCATGGCAACTGTGAGCAGATGTCCGACGAAACCACCGGCCAAGCCCACACGGCCCACACCACGGAACCGGTACCGTTCATCTACGTTGGCAAGCGCGACCTGAAAGTGCGTGAAGGTGGCGTACTGGCAGACGTGGCACCGACCATGCTGAAGCTGATGGGGCTGGAAAAGCCGAAAGAGATGACGGGTACGTCGATCCTGGTCTAA
- the secB gene encoding protein-export chaperone SecB produces MTDQQNTEAAAEEAQGPQFSLQRIYVRDLSFEAPKSPAIFRQEWSPSVALDLNTRQKALEGDFHEVVLTLSVTVKNGEEVAFIAEVQQAGIFLIQGLDEASMSHTLGAFCPNILFPYARETLDSLVTRGSFPALMLAPVNFDALYAQELQRMQQEGAPTVQ; encoded by the coding sequence ATGACTGACCAACAGAACACCGAAGCGGCAGCAGAAGAGGCTCAAGGCCCACAATTTTCCCTGCAGCGTATTTACGTGCGTGACTTGTCGTTCGAAGCGCCAAAAAGCCCGGCGATCTTCCGTCAGGAATGGAGCCCAAGCGTTGCTCTGGACCTGAACACCCGCCAAAAGGCCTTGGAAGGTGACTTCCATGAAGTGGTGCTGACCCTGTCGGTAACCGTCAAGAATGGCGAAGAAGTGGCCTTCATTGCTGAAGTGCAACAGGCCGGTATCTTCCTGATCCAGGGTCTGGACGAAGCGTCCATGAGCCACACCCTGGGCGCGTTCTGCCCGAATATCCTGTTCCCGTATGCCCGTGAGACCCTGGACAGCCTGGTCACCCGCGGCTCGTTCCCTGCGCTGATGCTGGCTCCGGTGAACTTCGATGCCCTGTACGCTCAAGAGCTGCAGCGCATGCAACAGGAAGGCGCACCGACGGTTCAGTAA
- a CDS encoding S41 family peptidase — protein MLHLSRLTSLALTIALVIGAPLAFADQTAQSAVAATTKAPLPLDELRTFAEVMDRIKAAYVEPVDDKTLLENAIKGMLSNLDPHSAYLGPEDFAELQESTSGEFGGLGIEVGSEDGMIKVVSPIDDTPASKAGIQAGDLIVKINGQPTRGQTMTEAVDKMRGKIGQKITLTLVRDGGAPFDVTLARATITVKSVKSQLLESGYGYIRITQFQVKTGDEVAKALAKLRKDNGKKLSGIVLDLRNNPGGVLQAAVEVVDHFITKGLIVYTKGRIANSELRFSATGNDLSEGVPMVVLINGGSASASEIVAGALQDQKRGVLMGTTSFGKGSVQTVLPLNNERALKITTALYYTPNGRSIQAQGIIPDIEVRKAKITNEQDSEYFKEADLQGHLGNGNGGADKPTGSSPKAKSMPQDDDYQLAQALSLLKGLSITRSR, from the coding sequence ATGCTGCATTTGTCCCGCCTCACTTCGCTGGCCCTGACGATCGCCCTGGTGATCGGCGCGCCTTTGGCATTCGCCGACCAGACCGCTCAGTCAGCCGTTGCCGCGACCACCAAGGCGCCGTTGCCTCTGGACGAGTTGCGCACCTTTGCCGAGGTCATGGACCGGATCAAGGCAGCCTATGTCGAACCTGTAGACGACAAGACCCTGCTGGAAAATGCCATCAAGGGCATGCTCAGCAACCTCGACCCGCACTCCGCCTACCTGGGCCCGGAAGATTTCGCTGAGCTGCAGGAAAGCACCAGCGGTGAATTCGGTGGCCTGGGGATTGAAGTAGGCTCCGAAGACGGCATGATCAAAGTGGTCTCGCCGATCGACGATACGCCAGCCTCCAAGGCCGGGATCCAGGCCGGTGACCTGATCGTCAAGATCAACGGCCAGCCGACCCGTGGCCAGACGATGACCGAAGCTGTGGACAAGATGCGCGGCAAGATCGGCCAGAAAATCACCCTGACCCTGGTACGCGACGGCGGAGCGCCGTTTGACGTGACCCTGGCGCGGGCGACCATCACGGTCAAGAGCGTGAAGAGCCAGTTGCTGGAGTCGGGTTACGGCTACATCCGTATCACCCAGTTCCAGGTCAAGACCGGCGACGAAGTGGCCAAGGCCCTGGCGAAACTGCGCAAGGACAACGGCAAGAAGCTCAGCGGTATCGTCCTCGACCTGCGTAACAACCCAGGCGGCGTGTTGCAGGCGGCGGTGGAAGTGGTCGACCACTTCATCACCAAAGGCCTGATCGTCTACACCAAGGGCCGTATCGCCAACTCCGAGTTGCGCTTCTCGGCCACCGGCAACGACCTCAGCGAAGGCGTGCCGATGGTTGTGCTGATCAACGGTGGTAGCGCTTCAGCGTCGGAAATCGTCGCCGGTGCACTGCAGGATCAGAAACGTGGCGTGCTGATGGGCACCACCAGCTTCGGTAAAGGCTCGGTGCAAACCGTGCTGCCGCTGAACAACGAGCGGGCACTGAAGATCACCACGGCGCTGTACTACACACCAAATGGTCGCTCGATCCAGGCCCAGGGCATCATCCCGGACATTGAAGTGCGCAAGGCCAAGATCACCAACGAGCAGGACAGCGAGTACTTCAAGGAAGCCGACCTGCAAGGTCACTTGGGTAATGGCAACGGCGGCGCCGATAAGCCTACCGGCAGCAGCCCGAAAGCCAAGTCGATGCCTCAGGACGACGATTACCAGTTGGCCCAGGCGCTGAGCCTGCTCAAGGGCTTGAGCATCACGCGCAGCCGTTGA
- a CDS encoding Vps62-related protein, which produces MESIKFGNLLINFTSEFTPLWNDQGSGSVRSASFWRPVPSSDFLAGYFPLGDLAVPGHDNINKRNIVAVVKEGEPPGSEALVKDKALSQPDDYELVWKDSGSGAYANGSIWRPIPPEGYVAMGLVCGTGHDKPSRNAIRCVRADLIIASYVGELIWNDRGSGAYKNFSAWSIQPPGAASGEVYFSAGTFVGVGSYTKPAQHITAYALRIQIPLKVNPPPVAPALPSYAQPSPFEAGSISHVAEICWFTVKDPNLLPIEQLRTSPVYRLERTDRYVLVGFGHNKTTVPQNFKWTATRGKTEGNQKYSQIPLPLR; this is translated from the coding sequence ATGGAATCAATAAAGTTCGGCAACCTGCTCATCAACTTTACATCCGAGTTCACCCCTTTATGGAATGATCAGGGATCAGGCAGCGTACGCAGCGCCAGCTTCTGGAGACCCGTTCCTTCGTCAGATTTCCTGGCGGGCTACTTTCCTTTAGGCGACCTTGCGGTCCCCGGGCACGACAACATCAACAAACGCAACATCGTCGCCGTGGTCAAGGAAGGCGAGCCCCCTGGCAGCGAGGCCCTCGTAAAGGACAAGGCACTCAGCCAACCCGATGATTATGAGTTGGTCTGGAAAGATTCTGGGTCAGGTGCGTACGCCAACGGCTCAATCTGGCGCCCGATTCCTCCTGAGGGATATGTAGCGATGGGGCTGGTCTGCGGTACCGGCCATGACAAACCGTCGCGCAACGCAATACGTTGCGTCCGAGCCGACCTGATCATCGCATCCTACGTCGGCGAGTTAATCTGGAATGACAGAGGCAGCGGCGCTTACAAGAACTTCAGTGCCTGGAGTATCCAGCCACCGGGGGCCGCATCAGGTGAAGTGTATTTTTCAGCAGGTACTTTTGTCGGTGTCGGCAGCTATACAAAACCGGCTCAACACATCACTGCCTACGCCTTGCGGATACAGATCCCACTGAAGGTCAACCCTCCCCCTGTGGCACCGGCGCTGCCAAGTTATGCACAGCCTTCTCCTTTCGAAGCAGGCAGCATCAGTCACGTTGCCGAAATTTGCTGGTTCACCGTAAAAGATCCTAACTTGCTTCCTATCGAGCAACTACGCACATCCCCCGTCTATAGGCTGGAAAGAACAGACCGATACGTATTGGTGGGCTTTGGCCACAACAAAACCACCGTTCCACAGAACTTCAAATGGACTGCCACCCGGGGGAAAACGGAGGGAAATCAAAAATACTCACAGATACCACTGCCATTGAGGTAG
- a CDS encoding rhodanese-like domain-containing protein, whose product MVDHLIAFATTHYLLAGAFVVLLALLIAHEMSRGGRSLSTAELTALVNKDEAVVVDIRPAKDFAAGHIVGALNIPQDKLISRLAELEKHKAKTIILVDAQGQHSGTHAREMLKTGFTAAKLSGGISSWRADNLPLVK is encoded by the coding sequence ATGGTTGATCACCTGATTGCATTCGCCACAACCCACTATTTGCTCGCCGGTGCGTTCGTCGTACTGCTGGCTCTGCTGATCGCTCACGAAATGAGCCGCGGTGGCCGCAGCCTCAGCACGGCCGAGCTGACCGCACTGGTCAACAAGGATGAGGCCGTCGTTGTCGACATCCGTCCCGCCAAGGATTTCGCCGCCGGTCACATTGTCGGTGCGTTGAATATTCCCCAGGACAAACTGATTTCGCGTCTGGCCGAGCTGGAAAAGCACAAGGCCAAGACCATCATTCTGGTGGACGCCCAGGGCCAGCACTCCGGCACTCACGCCCGCGAGATGCTGAAAACCGGTTTCACCGCCGCCAAACTGTCCGGCGGTATTTCCAGCTGGCGCGCTGATAATTTGCCGTTGGTGAAGTGA